In Temnothorax longispinosus isolate EJ_2023e chromosome 2, Tlon_JGU_v1, whole genome shotgun sequence, one DNA window encodes the following:
- the LOC139808722 gene encoding clavesin-1, with protein MVTEGQQKKYDEYKTTLDADALETARLELREDDNTREQALEQFRHWIEKHPAIKRCRTDSLFLLRFLRTKKFSLPLAQEMLERYLTIRQLYSHWFQKLDIDDPEIAAIIDDGYLVPMLKRDQHGRKVLMSCAGRFDPTKYTSAHMARVHSILVEALMDDEKSQVYGYTYLNDEAGLTMNHFSTWSFTDIRNVVRCIQNSMPARHKETHLINIPSSVAKILEFGVSLLNDKLRSRVLIHRNMEELHAVVDPKILPKEYGGEVPLSEMIDEFKKELKKKKDELKALDDMYIEISPKEYQEANEEFGGISGSFRKLEVD; from the exons ATGGTGACAGAAGGACAGCAGAAGAAATATGACGAGTATAAGACTACTCTGGATGCAGACGCGTTGGAAACGGCCAGGCTGGAGTTACGCGAGGATGACAACACGAGGGAACAGGCGCTGGAGCAATTTCGCCATTGGATCGAGAAACATCCCGCGATCAAGAGGTGCAGGACCGACTCGTTGTTCCTGCTGAGATTTCTCAGGACGAAGAAGTTCAGCCTGCCGCTGGCGCAGGAGATGCTGGAACGTTATCTCACCATTAGGCAACTCTATTCTCACTGGTTCCAGAAACTCGACATCGATGACCCAGAAATCGCGGCTATCATCGATGATGGCTATTTGGTACCAATGCTGAAGCGAGATCAGCACGGTCGAAAAGTGTTAATGTCGTGTGCAG GGCGTTTCGACCCTACCAAATACACATCGGCGCACATGGCCCGGGTCCACAGCATATTGGTAGAGGCCTTGATGGACGATGAGAAAAGTCAGGTCTACGGCTACACGTATCTCAATGATGAGGCGGGATTGACCATGAACCATTTCAGCACGTGGTCCTTCACGGACATTCGCAATGTGGTGAGGTGCATACAGAACAGCATGCCAGCACGTCACAAGGAGACGCATCTCATCAATATTCCCAGCAGCGTGGCGAAGATCCTCGAATTCGGGGTCTCTCTACTGAACGACAAACTTAGGTCCCGCGTCTTG ATACACCGAAATATGGAGGAACTACATGCAGTGGTGGATCCGAAGATACTGCCAAAGGAATACGGCGGGGAAGTTCCGCTCTCGGAAATGATCG ACGAATTTAAGAAGGAgctgaaaaagaagaaagatgagCTCAAGGCCCTCGACGACATGTACATTGAAATATCACCGAAAGAATATCAGGAAGCTAATGAAGAATTTGGCGGAATATCCGGTTCGTTCCGAAAGTTAGAGGTCGACTAA